The proteins below come from a single Thermovirga sp. genomic window:
- a CDS encoding NAD(P)-binding domain-containing protein, translating into MKIVVIGAGEVGFSVASSLSQEGHDITLVESDEERAAKAENELDVMVVRGNGSRPPVLEEAGVCPGCDTDLLIACSNHDEVNILACWIARRAGVKRVISRARGLEYTDSPTWARQLGIDVMISPERSV; encoded by the coding sequence ATGAAGATCGTGGTGATCGGTGCGGGAGAGGTTGGGTTCAGCGTCGCTTCCAGTCTTTCGCAGGAGGGGCATGACATCACCCTTGTCGAAAGCGACGAGGAACGGGCTGCCAAGGCCGAGAACGAACTCGACGTCATGGTGGTCAGGGGTAACGGTTCCAGGCCGCCGGTTCTGGAAGAGGCAGGCGTCTGCCCCGGCTGTGACACGGACCTTCTGATAGCCTGTTCGAACCACGACGAGGTTAACATACTAGCGTGCTGGATTGCCCGTCGCGCCGGCGTAAAGAGGGTCATATCCAGGGCCAGGGGCTTGGAGTACACCGACAGTCCCACCTGGGCAAGGCAGTTGGGAATTGACGTGATGATCTCGCCGGAGCGGTCCGTCG